A region of [Bacteroides] pectinophilus DNA encodes the following proteins:
- a CDS encoding ABC transporter ATP-binding protein: MIKADNLTKTFDDYKALNGISCTIEEGCIYGMVGSNGAGKSTFLRLLTGIYRADMGTITIDGNDVYENTELKSHMAFVPDELYFLGGASMDRMAKLYSAAYPDFSGERYEHLKEIFKLSGSRSLNTFSKGMKRQAATILALSCRPRYLFLDETFDGLDPVMRNLVKNIVCQDVVDRKATAILTSHSLRELEDTCDQLALLHKGGLVLESDISNLKTSLFKVQVAFTGEFAGTYGRDTFSDLDILHYTKHGSVANIIVRGDKADVTAKIQAKHPVILDILPLTLEEVFTYEMEALGYSFDDVLVNN, from the coding sequence ATGATTAAAGCTGACAATCTGACAAAAACATTTGATGATTACAAAGCTTTGAACGGCATCTCATGTACAATTGAGGAAGGCTGTATCTACGGCATGGTCGGATCCAACGGTGCCGGCAAATCAACATTTTTACGTCTGCTGACGGGTATATACCGTGCAGACATGGGGACTATCACTATCGACGGGAACGATGTATACGAGAACACTGAATTGAAATCACATATGGCATTTGTGCCTGATGAACTGTATTTTCTCGGCGGCGCTTCAATGGACAGGATGGCGAAGCTCTACTCCGCTGCTTATCCTGATTTCAGTGGTGAACGCTATGAACATCTCAAGGAGATATTCAAGCTTTCCGGCAGCCGCAGCCTGAACACATTTTCAAAAGGAATGAAGAGGCAGGCAGCGACTATTCTCGCGCTGTCATGCCGTCCGAGATATCTCTTCCTTGATGAGACATTTGACGGACTCGACCCGGTAATGCGTAATCTTGTTAAAAATATCGTATGTCAGGATGTTGTTGACCGCAAGGCAACCGCAATTCTTACCTCACACTCTCTTCGTGAGCTTGAAGATACGTGTGACCAGCTTGCCCTGCTTCACAAGGGAGGTCTTGTGCTGGAAAGTGACATAAGCAACTTAAAGACATCCCTTTTCAAGGTTCAGGTGGCATTCACCGGGGAATTTGCAGGGACTTACGGCAGGGATACATTCTCAGATCTTGATATACTTCATTACACCAAGCATGGAAGTGTTGCCAATATTATCGTACGCGGCGACAAAGCAGACGTTACCGCGAAGATTCAGGCAAAGCATCCTGTGATACTTGACATTCTTCCGCTTACGCTTGAAGAAGTATTTACCTATGAGATGGAAGCACTCGGATACAGTTTTGATGATGTGCTGGTCAATAATTGA
- a CDS encoding GntR family transcriptional regulator: protein MYQIDVISRTPVYEQIIRQTEEFILKGVLKPGDRMPSVRTLSVELSVNPNTIQKAIAELDRRTLIKSVPGKGSFISDNALELMHIAKEDELQDIKTQLISLKMAGITKEDVISCVDEVFGDSSSNNMTGGQSND, encoded by the coding sequence ATGTATCAGATTGATGTAATATCCAGAACGCCTGTGTATGAGCAGATAATACGGCAGACGGAGGAATTCATCCTTAAGGGTGTACTTAAGCCCGGTGACAGGATGCCTTCGGTAAGGACTTTGTCTGTTGAGCTTTCTGTTAATCCCAACACGATTCAGAAGGCAATTGCCGAGCTTGACAGAAGGACGCTTATCAAATCAGTTCCCGGCAAGGGAAGCTTTATATCAGATAATGCACTTGAGCTTATGCACATTGCAAAAGAGGACGAATTACAGGATATCAAAACGCAGCTTATAAGCCTTAAGATGGCAGGCATCACAAAAGAAGATGTAATAAGCTGTGTTGATGAGGTGTTTGGGGACAGCTCATCCAATAATATGACGGGAGGGCAAAGCAATGATTAA
- a CDS encoding SulP family inorganic anion transporter — translation MDKLKPMLFTVMKGYTKEQFVKDVVAGIIVAIIALPLSIALALASGVGPEQGIYTAIIAGFIISFLGGSSVQIAGPTAAFATIVAGIVAENGMSGLATATILAGIILIVMGLLRFGSLIKFIPYTITVGFTAGIAVTIVIGQLKDFFGITYAQGTQAVETMEKLKADVAFAGTVNWQAVIVGVVCLAVLIVWPKISEKIPGSLIAVIVGIVMVKGIGMHVNTIGDLYTISNALPKPVMPDFSLETVGRMLPDAFTIAILAAIESLLSCVVADGMVNSRHRSNMELVAQGAGNIGSALFGGIPATGAIARTAANIKNGGRTPVAGMVHAIVLLLVLVVLMPYAALIPMPTIAAILFMVAYNMCQWGTFVHLVKTAPKSDIIVLVLTFALTVIFDLVVAIEIGMILACLLLLRRMSEESEVKSWKYIEDENDPDSIMLRKVPKHVRVYEISGPMFFGAADRIATISVKDFTRCLVIRMRAVNALDATAMHSLEELYDKLSKKHIAVVFSHVNEQPMHVMQKAGFVEKVGSENFCEHIDEALERAAGFDSND, via the coding sequence ATGGACAAATTAAAACCGATGCTTTTTACGGTAATGAAGGGTTACACAAAAGAGCAGTTTGTTAAGGATGTAGTAGCAGGAATTATTGTAGCGATTATAGCGCTGCCGCTTTCAATAGCACTTGCACTTGCGTCAGGCGTAGGACCGGAGCAGGGTATCTACACAGCGATAATCGCAGGCTTTATAATTTCCTTCCTTGGCGGAAGCAGTGTGCAGATTGCAGGTCCGACGGCTGCATTTGCAACAATAGTAGCGGGAATCGTGGCAGAGAACGGAATGTCAGGACTCGCAACGGCAACAATACTTGCCGGAATTATACTTATAGTCATGGGACTTTTAAGATTCGGAAGTCTTATAAAGTTCATACCTTATACGATTACAGTAGGTTTTACAGCCGGAATTGCGGTAACAATAGTTATAGGACAGCTCAAGGATTTCTTTGGAATAACATATGCACAGGGAACACAGGCTGTTGAGACAATGGAAAAGCTTAAGGCGGATGTTGCATTTGCAGGAACCGTTAACTGGCAGGCAGTGATAGTAGGCGTTGTATGTCTTGCCGTGCTTATCGTATGGCCTAAGATAAGTGAAAAGATTCCGGGTTCACTTATAGCTGTAATAGTGGGAATTGTTATGGTTAAGGGAATCGGAATGCATGTAAATACAATCGGAGACCTCTATACAATAAGTAATGCACTTCCAAAGCCTGTTATGCCTGATTTCAGTCTTGAGACTGTAGGCAGAATGCTTCCGGATGCATTTACAATAGCTATACTTGCAGCGATAGAATCACTGCTTTCATGTGTTGTAGCTGACGGAATGGTTAATTCAAGACACCGATCCAATATGGAGCTTGTTGCGCAGGGTGCGGGTAATATCGGTTCTGCATTATTTGGCGGAATTCCTGCAACGGGAGCAATAGCAAGAACAGCAGCTAATATTAAGAACGGCGGACGCACACCTGTTGCCGGAATGGTGCATGCAATTGTGCTGCTGCTTGTGCTGGTTGTACTTATGCCATATGCGGCACTTATTCCGATGCCGACAATTGCGGCTATTCTTTTCATGGTAGCTTACAATATGTGCCAGTGGGGAACTTTCGTACATTTAGTGAAAACTGCGCCAAAGAGTGATATAATTGTACTTGTGCTTACATTTGCGCTTACAGTTATATTTGACCTTGTCGTAGCAATTGAGATAGGAATGATACTTGCATGTCTGCTCCTTCTCAGGCGTATGAGTGAGGAATCAGAGGTTAAGAGCTGGAAATATATTGAGGATGAGAATGATCCTGACAGCATTATGCTCCGCAAGGTACCTAAGCATGTAAGAGTATATGAGATAAGCGGTCCGATGTTTTTCGGAGCTGCTGACAGAATAGCAACAATTTCAGTAAAGGACTTTACCAGGTGCCTCGTTATAAGAATGCGTGCGGTTAACGCACTTGACGCAACAGCGATGCATTCACTTGAGGAGCTTTACGATAAACTCAGCAAAAAACATATAGCAGTAGTATTTTCACATGTGAATGAGCAGCCTATGCATGTTATGCAGAAGGCAGGATTTGTTGAAAAAGTAGGCAGTGAGAATTTCTGTGAGCACATTGATGAAGCGCTTGAAAGAGCAGCAGGATTTGATTCTAACGACTGA
- a CDS encoding AI-2E family transporter, which produces MDNNEGKHRQADIADDNRKKWNYDIKKYAVVASVAIVTFFICVLLFFIVYRYSGFAKIWDKLMSIMQPFIIGIVLAYIVNPIMMVVEGIVMRLIGPKVKNPKTAEKTARGIGIVCALMLFILIIVFLLELIIPQIISSVQGVVGSLPDEISSFVAWVTEVTRGNEQISNMVEKGIISGTDFIGKWVQDHLLPQANTYIVSITTGVVNVARIVVNVFVGIIISVYVLASKERFIGQSKKMIYTMFDAKRGNIIIRTARKSNEIFGGFIMGKIIDSLIIGVLCYVGLLILRMPYPTLVSVIVGVTNVIPFFGPYIGAVPSFIIITLANPIKGLYFLVFILVLQQLDGNVIGPKILGDSTGLSPFWVVFAIIAAGGIFGFAGMLLGVPTFAVIYYIAGEIVSHKLKMRNLPPDTESYIKAEELDISTNEIKYKE; this is translated from the coding sequence ATGGATAATAATGAAGGGAAGCACAGGCAGGCTGATATTGCAGACGATAACCGTAAGAAGTGGAATTATGACATAAAAAAATATGCCGTTGTGGCAAGTGTCGCCATAGTGACATTCTTTATTTGTGTGCTGCTTTTCTTCATTGTATACAGATACAGTGGTTTTGCCAAAATCTGGGACAAGCTTATGTCTATTATGCAGCCGTTTATAATAGGAATTGTGCTTGCATATATTGTCAATCCGATAATGATGGTGGTTGAAGGGATAGTAATGCGTCTTATCGGACCTAAGGTGAAGAATCCAAAGACTGCCGAGAAGACGGCAAGAGGCATTGGAATCGTATGCGCGCTTATGCTGTTTATACTTATTATCGTGTTCCTGCTTGAACTTATCATACCTCAGATAATCAGCAGTGTTCAGGGAGTTGTCGGAAGTCTTCCGGATGAGATCAGCTCATTTGTTGCATGGGTAACAGAGGTGACAAGGGGCAATGAGCAGATATCCAATATGGTTGAAAAAGGGATTATCTCAGGAACAGACTTTATCGGCAAGTGGGTTCAGGATCACCTGCTTCCACAGGCTAATACGTACATTGTATCAATTACGACAGGTGTAGTTAATGTTGCCAGGATAGTTGTAAATGTATTTGTCGGCATTATTATTTCGGTATATGTACTTGCCAGCAAGGAAAGATTCATCGGACAGTCCAAGAAGATGATATATACGATGTTTGACGCGAAGCGCGGCAATATAATAATAAGGACGGCAAGAAAGAGCAATGAGATATTTGGCGGATTTATTATGGGCAAGATAATAGATTCACTTATTATAGGAGTGCTCTGCTATGTAGGGCTTCTTATACTCAGAATGCCATATCCTACGCTTGTCAGTGTTATTGTCGGTGTAACCAATGTAATTCCATTTTTTGGTCCGTACATCGGAGCAGTACCGAGTTTTATAATTATTACGCTTGCCAATCCAATCAAGGGACTGTATTTCCTTGTATTCATTCTCGTTTTACAGCAGCTTGACGGTAATGTAATCGGACCGAAGATTCTTGGGGATTCAACAGGACTTTCGCCATTCTGGGTTGTATTTGCAATTATTGCAGCCGGAGGAATATTCGGATTTGCAGGAATGCTTCTTGGTGTGCCAACATTTGCAGTTATATATTACATAGCAGGCGAGATAGTCAGTCATAAGCTTAAGATGCGTAATCTTCCGCCGGATACAGAGAGTTACATAAAGGCTGAAGAACTTGATATTTCCACAAATGAAATCAAATACAAAGAGTAA
- a CDS encoding Mrp/NBP35 family ATP-binding protein, whose translation MSEACSHNCGSCSENCSEKMDFRKSLHEGSSVKKVIGVVSGKGGVGKSMITSLLAVAAQQSGARTAILDADITGPSIPRAFGIKSKASSDGVVLMPVSSKTGIQIMSTNLLLANETDPVIWRGPVIAGCVEQFWTDVMWNDVDVMLVDMPPGTGDVPLTVFQSIPVDGIVIVTTPQELVGMIVEKAVNMASTMNVPILGIVENMSYFECPDCKSRHEIFGKSHIEEIAAQYGISNIAKLPIDSSLAANADAGTVEDYSGADLAELKAFYSTLM comes from the coding sequence ATGAGTGAAGCATGCAGTCATAACTGTGGAAGCTGTAGTGAGAATTGCAGCGAGAAAATGGATTTTCGTAAGAGCCTTCATGAGGGCAGCAGCGTTAAGAAAGTAATAGGAGTTGTCAGCGGTAAAGGCGGAGTCGGTAAGTCAATGATAACATCACTGCTTGCCGTTGCGGCACAGCAGTCAGGAGCACGTACGGCAATACTTGATGCAGATATAACAGGCCCTTCAATTCCAAGAGCGTTTGGAATTAAGAGTAAGGCATCAAGTGATGGAGTTGTACTTATGCCGGTTAGTTCTAAGACAGGAATACAGATTATGTCGACCAATCTCCTGCTTGCCAATGAGACGGATCCGGTAATATGGAGAGGACCTGTAATAGCAGGATGTGTTGAGCAGTTCTGGACAGATGTTATGTGGAATGATGTTGATGTTATGCTTGTGGATATGCCTCCGGGAACAGGAGATGTGCCGCTTACGGTATTCCAGTCAATACCTGTGGATGGAATTGTAATAGTCACAACTCCTCAGGAACTCGTCGGCATGATAGTGGAGAAGGCGGTTAATATGGCTTCAACAATGAATGTCCCTATACTTGGAATAGTAGAGAATATGTCATATTTTGAATGTCCTGACTGCAAGAGCCGTCATGAGATATTCGGTAAGAGCCACATAGAAGAGATTGCGGCACAGTACGGAATAAGCAATATTGCTAAACTTCCTATAGATTCATCACTTGCTGCCAATGCAGATGCAGGAACAGTGGAAGATTACAGCGGAGCAGATCTTGCAGAACTTAAGGCATTCTATAGCACACTGATGTAA
- a CDS encoding ABC transporter permease: MNIQLNKILLFFSLQIKAAFRMIPVILATTACFASITGLAAFAGTKLLYSSSHKEPLNVALVLPEDSDRYTRAAFSFINEIDTVKNQCSFTEMSEDDAFNNMRDGSVDAIILVPGQFIEHIMNGTNTPAQVILPKSGSTSSSPLFRELVNAGVGDLAIAQAGIYAVDDYCGRYGLKDEIAAAELYLNDKYLSHALDRSVYFSKETISSTGSLTLIQFYFCTGAVLLIMLSSISCISLLRSENSCTQAAIKRNGVPYIISSACRFSAVSAAYLILILIIAGIAITAAELSPQVRYTLQDVFTAFGPSSVLMLAFALPAIFSLSQMLLSLSDNTGAGIILLFIMTVLMVFLAGGLVPKAFLPSVLQKSAVLVPATYIIGAFRGVLCNNIDLSCITGCLAVCILSACITTLAHKLDMP; the protein is encoded by the coding sequence ATGAATATACAGCTCAATAAAATACTGCTTTTCTTCTCTTTACAGATTAAAGCTGCTTTCAGAATGATTCCCGTTATACTTGCAACAACCGCCTGCTTTGCTTCAATTACAGGGCTTGCTGCATTTGCCGGCACAAAGCTTCTGTATAGCAGCAGCCACAAAGAACCACTTAACGTTGCGCTTGTGCTTCCTGAAGACAGCGACAGATACACGCGCGCAGCATTTTCATTCATAAATGAGATTGATACAGTAAAAAATCAGTGCTCCTTCACGGAAATGTCTGAGGATGATGCCTTTAATAATATGCGCGATGGTTCGGTGGATGCCATTATACTTGTTCCGGGACAATTCATAGAACATATTATGAACGGAACCAACACCCCCGCACAGGTAATCCTTCCAAAAAGCGGTTCGACATCATCTTCTCCACTGTTTCGAGAACTTGTGAACGCCGGCGTAGGTGACCTGGCAATCGCGCAGGCCGGCATATACGCTGTAGATGACTATTGCGGCAGATACGGCCTTAAGGATGAGATTGCCGCTGCCGAACTGTATCTTAATGACAAATACCTCTCGCATGCGCTTGACCGCTCTGTGTATTTCAGCAAAGAAACCATATCATCAACAGGCAGCCTGACACTTATACAGTTCTATTTCTGTACGGGTGCCGTATTGCTTATAATGCTGTCATCAATATCCTGTATCAGTCTTCTTCGCAGCGAGAACTCCTGTACACAGGCTGCAATAAAGCGTAACGGAGTACCTTACATCATTTCATCCGCATGCAGATTTTCAGCTGTCAGTGCAGCTTATCTTATTCTGATTCTTATAATTGCCGGAATTGCTATTACCGCAGCGGAATTATCACCGCAGGTACGTTACACATTACAGGACGTATTTACCGCATTCGGCCCGTCATCCGTGCTTATGCTGGCATTTGCATTACCTGCTATATTCTCATTATCGCAGATGCTGCTTTCGCTGTCAGATAACACAGGTGCCGGTATAATACTTTTATTTATAATGACTGTGCTGATGGTATTTCTTGCAGGAGGATTGGTTCCGAAGGCTTTCCTGCCTTCAGTTCTCCAAAAATCGGCTGTATTGGTACCTGCAACTTATATTATAGGTGCATTCAGAGGCGTTCTATGCAATAATATTGACTTAAGCTGCATAACCGGATGTCTGGCAGTCTGCATTCTGTCAGCATGCATAACAACACTTGCGCACAAACTTGATATGCCTTGA
- a CDS encoding ABC transporter ATP-binding protein, with protein MSFIEVRDIHKSYRRREVLRGASFYAEHGECIGIVGANGCGKSTLLGILSGSSKAESGHIFYDNHDATKERGTFLRYTGFVPQDNPLLSHLSVYDNLRFWYCETGRRIDDDMAGGILSRFGLDAYRSYDVSKLSGGMKKRLSIACAIARDPQVLILDEPGASLDIVCKEDIKNYLRSYVNTGNTVIIASHETGELELCDRIYLMAGGRLTELEFLRRSVRSSADIADTLIRYIRIPEVRQ; from the coding sequence ATGAGTTTTATAGAGGTAAGGGATATTCACAAAAGTTACCGCAGACGCGAAGTTCTTCGCGGTGCATCATTTTACGCAGAACATGGTGAGTGCATAGGCATCGTAGGTGCTAACGGATGCGGCAAATCTACTCTTCTTGGTATTCTGTCCGGCTCTTCCAAAGCTGAATCAGGCCATATTTTCTATGATAACCATGATGCAACGAAAGAACGTGGCACATTCCTGCGCTACACAGGGTTTGTACCGCAGGACAATCCTCTGTTAAGCCATCTGAGTGTCTATGATAATCTCCGCTTCTGGTACTGTGAGACAGGCCGCCGCATTGATGACGACATGGCAGGCGGAATACTCTCCCGGTTCGGTCTTGATGCATACCGCAGCTATGATGTCAGCAAGCTGTCCGGCGGCATGAAAAAGCGGCTTTCAATTGCCTGTGCCATCGCCCGTGATCCTCAGGTACTTATTCTTGACGAACCCGGTGCATCTCTTGACATCGTATGTAAGGAAGATATCAAGAATTATCTCCGTTCTTACGTCAACACAGGTAATACAGTCATAATAGCAAGCCATGAGACCGGTGAACTGGAACTGTGTGACAGGATATATCTTATGGCAGGCGGCCGCCTTACCGAACTCGAATTCTTAAGGCGTTCCGTACGCAGCAGCGCAGACATTGCAGACACCCTGATCAGGTATATCCGCATTCCGGAGGTTCGTCAATGA
- a CDS encoding CTP synthase translates to MPVKYVFVTGGVVSGLGKGITAASLGRLLKSRGFSVTMQKFDPYINIDPGTMNPIQHGEVFVTDDGAETDLDLGHYERFIDESLTKNSNVTTGKIYWSVLSKERRGDFGGGTVQVIPHITNEIKSRFYRDYSTDDTKIAIIEVGGTVGDIESQPFLEAIRQFQHEVGRENAILIHVTLIPYLRASGEMKTKPTQASVKELQGMGIQPDIIVCRSEHPLDKGLKDKIALFCNVPSSHVLQNLDVDILYEAPLAMEEEHLAQVACECLNLECPEPDLKEWREMCTAWKNPKTSVSIALVGKYTQLHDAYISVVEALKHGGVANYASVDIRWVDSELLTKENADELLGGVSGIIVPGGFGDRGIEGMVLAAQYARENKIPYFGICLGMQIALIEFARNVLGYTDAHSVELSPETTHPVIHLMPDQEGIDDIGGTLRLGSYPCVLNTDSIAYKMYGTETIHERHRHRYEVNNDYRKAFTDNGIMLSGISPDGRIVEMIENVDHPWFIGTQAHPELKSRPNRPHPLFKGFIKAALDYQENN, encoded by the coding sequence ATGCCCGTAAAATATGTATTTGTTACAGGTGGTGTTGTTTCAGGTTTAGGAAAGGGAATTACAGCGGCTTCGCTTGGACGTCTCTTAAAGTCAAGAGGATTTTCTGTAACAATGCAGAAGTTTGATCCTTATATCAATATCGATCCGGGTACAATGAACCCTATTCAGCATGGTGAAGTATTCGTAACTGACGACGGAGCTGAGACAGACCTTGATCTTGGACATTACGAGAGATTTATCGACGAAAGTCTTACTAAGAATTCCAACGTAACAACAGGCAAGATCTACTGGTCGGTTCTTTCCAAGGAGCGCCGCGGAGACTTTGGCGGGGGAACAGTTCAGGTAATTCCTCATATAACTAACGAGATTAAGAGCCGCTTCTACCGCGACTATTCAACAGATGATACCAAGATTGCAATTATCGAAGTCGGTGGAACTGTAGGTGATATCGAAAGCCAGCCTTTCCTCGAAGCTATCAGGCAGTTCCAGCATGAAGTAGGCCGTGAGAATGCAATTCTCATCCACGTTACCCTTATACCTTACCTTCGTGCTTCAGGTGAGATGAAGACCAAGCCTACACAGGCAAGTGTTAAGGAACTTCAGGGTATGGGTATCCAGCCTGATATCATCGTATGCCGTTCAGAACATCCGCTTGATAAGGGACTCAAGGACAAGATTGCTCTGTTCTGTAACGTTCCAAGTTCACACGTTCTTCAGAACCTTGACGTAGATATTTTATATGAAGCTCCTCTTGCAATGGAAGAAGAGCATCTTGCACAGGTTGCATGTGAATGCCTCAATCTTGAGTGTCCTGAACCGGATCTTAAGGAATGGCGTGAGATGTGCACTGCATGGAAGAATCCTAAGACAAGCGTAAGTATTGCACTTGTCGGTAAGTATACACAGCTGCACGATGCATATATAAGTGTTGTCGAGGCTCTTAAGCATGGCGGTGTTGCCAACTATGCTTCTGTTGATATCAGATGGGTTGATTCAGAGCTTCTTACTAAGGAGAATGCCGATGAGCTTCTTGGCGGAGTATCAGGAATTATCGTTCCCGGTGGATTCGGCGACAGAGGTATTGAAGGTATGGTTCTTGCAGCACAGTATGCAAGAGAGAATAAGATTCCTTACTTTGGAATCTGCCTCGGTATGCAGATTGCCCTTATAGAATTTGCACGTAATGTTCTCGGATATACAGATGCACACAGCGTTGAGCTTTCACCTGAGACAACTCATCCTGTAATTCATCTTATGCCTGATCAGGAGGGAATTGATGACATTGGCGGAACACTCCGTCTTGGTTCATATCCATGTGTTCTTAATACTGACAGCATCGCATATAAGATGTACGGCACAGAGACAATTCATGAGAGACACCGTCACCGTTACGAAGTTAACAATGACTACCGCAAGGCATTTACAGATAACGGCATAATGCTTTCAGGTATCTCACCTGACGGAAGAATCGTTGAGATGATTGAGAATGTTGACCATCCTTGGTTCATCGGTACTCAGGCACATCCTGAACTCAAGTCACGTCCTAACCGTCCACATCCTCTCTTCAAGGGCTTCATCAAGGCTGCTCTTGATTATCAGGAGAATAACTAA
- the ftsH gene encoding ATP-dependent zinc metalloprotease FtsH translates to MDNRQNNGQGPRGDGNRGPKFNQTVVILLIAALITFIGISWLNGMVKNATYKEITYDEFLSMLDDGEIGKVSFEQDRILIEPAKQNNSMGVKYTYYTGYINDDEIVSKLEESGVTFSGYIPSTNSSVVDFLLAYVLPLLFIYLLFGLVYRRMSKGGGGGIMGMGVGKSNAKVYVQKETGVTFRDVAGQDEAKESLTEIVDFLHNPDKYSHIGAKLPKGALLVGPPGTGKTLLAKAVAGEAKVPFFSLSGSDFVEMFVGVGASRVRDLFKQAQQSAPCIIFIDEIDAIGKSRDSKMGGNDEREQTLNQLLSEMDGFDASKGIFILAATNRPDVLDKALLRPGRFDRRIIVDKPDLKGRIDTLKVHSKGVLMDDTVDLEAIALATSGAVGSDLANMINEAAIMAVKAGRKYVSQKDLFEAVEVVIAGKEKKDRILSKEEKKTVAYHEVGHALITALKKHAEPVQKITIVPRTMGSLGYVMQVPEEEKYLMTKDELMTRIVTCLGGRAAEELVFDSVTTGASNDIEKATNIARAMITQYGMSDKFGLMSLESVENKYLDGRTVLNCSDVTSAEIDSEVKDLLKRCYDEAKSLLAANRDVLDRIADYLYEEETITGKQFMEIFNDVKNPKPDTEESSDDSSLHGSVFSDIEDNFKI, encoded by the coding sequence ATGGATAATAGACAGAACAATGGTCAGGGACCGAGAGGCGACGGGAACCGCGGACCCAAATTCAATCAGACAGTGGTAATTCTTTTGATAGCCGCGCTTATTACATTTATCGGTATAAGCTGGCTTAATGGCATGGTCAAGAATGCCACATACAAAGAGATAACATATGACGAATTCTTAAGCATGCTTGATGACGGAGAGATTGGAAAGGTATCATTCGAGCAGGACAGAATTCTTATTGAACCGGCAAAACAGAACAATTCAATGGGTGTTAAGTACACTTATTATACAGGATATATCAATGATGATGAGATAGTAAGCAAGCTTGAAGAGAGTGGAGTTACATTCAGTGGATACATTCCGAGCACTAATTCATCGGTTGTTGATTTCCTGCTTGCATATGTACTTCCGCTTTTGTTTATCTACCTGCTGTTTGGCCTTGTATACAGAAGAATGTCCAAAGGCGGCGGTGGCGGCATAATGGGAATGGGCGTTGGCAAGAGCAATGCCAAGGTATATGTCCAGAAGGAGACAGGAGTTACATTCCGTGATGTGGCAGGTCAGGATGAAGCCAAAGAGTCACTTACAGAGATAGTTGACTTCCTTCATAATCCTGATAAGTATTCCCACATCGGTGCCAAGCTTCCTAAGGGTGCTTTGCTTGTAGGTCCTCCGGGAACAGGTAAGACGCTTCTTGCGAAGGCTGTTGCAGGCGAGGCGAAGGTTCCTTTCTTTTCACTCTCAGGTTCGGATTTTGTTGAGATGTTTGTTGGTGTCGGTGCTTCAAGAGTAAGAGATTTGTTCAAGCAGGCACAGCAGTCGGCACCATGTATCATATTTATTGATGAGATTGATGCAATCGGTAAGAGCCGTGATTCAAAAATGGGCGGTAATGATGAACGAGAGCAGACTCTTAACCAGCTCCTCTCGGAGATGGACGGATTTGATGCATCCAAGGGTATATTTATCCTTGCAGCAACTAACAGACCGGATGTCCTTGATAAGGCGCTCTTAAGACCGGGAAGATTCGACAGAAGAATTATAGTTGATAAGCCGGATCTCAAAGGCCGTATAGATACGCTTAAGGTTCATTCAAAGGGCGTACTTATGGACGATACGGTAGATCTTGAAGCAATTGCACTTGCAACATCCGGTGCGGTAGGTTCAGACCTTGCCAATATGATTAACGAGGCTGCAATCATGGCAGTTAAGGCAGGAAGAAAGTATGTTTCACAGAAAGACCTGTTTGAAGCTGTTGAAGTTGTTATTGCAGGTAAAGAGAAGAAGGACAGAATCTTAAGCAAGGAAGAGAAGAAGACTGTTGCATATCATGAAGTAGGACATGCACTTATTACTGCGCTTAAGAAGCATGCTGAGCCTGTCCAGAAGATTACGATAGTTCCGCGAACGATGGGCTCACTCGGATATGTAATGCAGGTACCCGAGGAAGAAAAGTACCTCATGACCAAGGATGAGCTTATGACAAGGATTGTTACATGCCTCGGAGGAAGGGCAGCAGAAGAGCTTGTCTTTGACAGTGTTACAACCGGAGCATCCAATGATATTGAAAAAGCAACCAATATCGCAAGAGCTATGATAACGCAGTATGGTATGTCAGACAAATTCGGGCTTATGAGCCTTGAATCTGTTGAAAACAAATATCTTGACGGAAGGACTGTCCTTAACTGCAGCGATGTTACATCAGCTGAGATAGATTCAGAGGTAAAGGATCTTCTTAAGAGATGTTATGATGAAGCGAAGTCACTGCTTGCAGCTAACAGGGATGTGCTTGACAGAATAGCTGATTATCTGTATGAGGAAGAGACAATAACCGGTAAGCAGTTCATGGAGATATTCAATGACGTGAAGAATCCAAAGCCGGATACGGAAGAAAGCAGCGATGACAGCTCACTTCATGGCAGTGTATTTTCTGATATAGAGGATAATTTCAAAATCTGA